The Apostichopus japonicus isolate 1M-3 chromosome 20, ASM3797524v1, whole genome shotgun sequence genome contains a region encoding:
- the LOC139961406 gene encoding glycoprotein 3-alpha-L-fucosyltransferase A-like, with amino-acid sequence MVPERYDCQNGIVNFQRADINSFKFRRSKVVIFAGGLKDKSLWKRLLAKRTPRQIWVFTTDESPLTTMDYIPPKQYNIGRNIFNVTYTYHSKSDISVPYGRYQPYATFNDDEIDVDYHKLHHKFAMWMSSHCDTISWDRTKFVKDLAEYMPIDRFGKCGNMTEECKRRSSECGWLQRDYMFILAFENSCCEEYISEKFWKVLSTGVSIPVVIGAKKEDYKRLGPPNSFIHVDDFNSMQELASYLQKVANNSVTYNSFFKWKKFGTVSQTGFHDRRIVYNKSACLLMDFLKNGVLEKKETFDLYGSSWLGGCKGCSSKAWIAKYGYTPGKHFTAN; translated from the coding sequence ATGGTACCAGAAAGATACGACTGTCAGAATGGAATTGTTAATTTTCAGAGAGCAGATATCAATTCCTTTAAATTTAGGAGATCGAAAGTGGTTATATTCGCCGGTGGTTTAAAAGACAAAAGCTTGTGGAAGAGATTGCTAGCGAAGCGTACACCACGACAAATATGGGTTTTTACTACCGACGAAAGCCCATTAACAACAATGGACTACATTCCGCCCAAACAGTACAACATTGGAAGGAACATATTTAACGTTACATACACTTACCATTCCAAATCGGATATTTCAGTACCTTATGGCCGTTACCAACCCTATGCTACCTTTAACGATGACGAAATCGACGTGGATTATCATAAGTTGCACCACAAGTTTGCCATGTGGATGTCCAGTCACTGTGATACTATTTCTTGGGATCGCACTAAGTTCGTGAAGGATCTGGCAGAATACATGCCCATTGACAGGTTCGGAAAATGTGGTAACATGACAGAAGAATGTAAACGACGTTCCTCAGAATGTGGATGGCTACAACGAGACTACATGTTTATTTTAGCCTTCGAAAATAGTTGCTGTGAAGAATATATTTCTGAAAAGTTTTGGAAAGTGCTTAGCACAGGTGTGAGTATCCCTGTGGTTATTGGGGCAAAGAAAGAGGACTACAAAAGGTTAGGACCGCCAAATTCTTTTATCCATGTGGATGACTTTAATTCGATGCAAGAACTTGCTTCCTACTTACAAAAAGTAGCAAATAATTCTGTTACGTATAACTCCTTCTTTAAATGGAAAAAGTTTGGAACCGTCAGTCAAACAGGATTTCATGATAGGAGAATTGTATATAACAAGTCGGCTTGTTTGTTGATGGATTTTCTAAAAAATGGCGTTctagagaagaaagaaacattcgACTTGTACGGGTCTTCTTGGCTTGGAGGTTGTAAAGGTTGCAGCAGTAAAGCATGGATAGCAAAGTATGGCTATACACCAGGAAAGCATTTCACCGCTAACTGA